CTGGCCGCCGTGCGGGACGCCGCGCATGCGGAGCGCACGCGGCAGGTGGTGGAGGAAGAGCGCGCCTGGCTGCTGGCGCAGCTGGAATCGATGAACGGGCTGAGCGTGCTGCCCGGCGAGGCCAATTATCTGCTGGCCTACACGGACCGCCCCGCGGCCGAAGTCTGCCAGTGGTTTCTGGAACGGAAGATTCTGCTGCGCAATTGCGCGCGGCTGCCGGGCGTCGACGGCGAGGCGGTGCGTTTCGCCGTCCGGACGCGTCCGGAGAACGAGCGGTTCGTCGCCGCGGCGCGGGAGTTCTTTTGCGCAAGCTGACCGCGGCCCTGCTTTTCTGCGCTGCGGCGCTGGCGGCGCCGCCGCAGCGCATCGTCTCGACTGCGCCGTCGCTGACCGAGACGCTGTTCGCGGTGGGCGCGGGGCCGCGCGTCGTGGGCGTGACCGAGTTCTGCCGCTACCCCCGCCGAGGCGCTGAAGAAGCCGCGGATCGGCACGTTTCTCGAGCCGAATTTCGAGCGCATTCTGGCGCAGCGGCCGGACCTGGTGCTGGTCGTCCGCAATCCCGTGCGGCTGGCGGAGCGGCTGTCGCAGCTGGGGCTGCGCGCCGTGGAGATTCCCCAGGACACGGTGGCGGAGATTCTCGCTTCGATCGGGCAGATCGGGCGGCTCACCGGAACCGAGAGCCGGGCCGCCGAGCTGACCGCCTCCATCCGGCGCGATCTGGATGCGGTGCGGCAGCGGGCATCGCAACTGCCGAAGAAGCGGGTGCTGTTCCTTGTGGGCCGCTCGCCCGGCACGCTGCAGGGCATGGTGGGCGTGGGGCCGGGCACGTTCATCGACGAGCTGATCCGCATGGCGGGCGGCGTCAACGTGCTGGCTGATTCTCCGATGGCCTATCCGCGCGTTTCCGTCGAACAGATTCTCGCCGCCGACCCGGACGTGATCCTCGACATGGGCGACTTCGCCCATCAGGAGGGCAAGCCGCTGGAGTCTGAGCAGAAGTTCCGCGCCGTGTGGTCGTCCTACCGTACGCTGAAAGCCGTGCGGGAAAACACTGTCAGGCAGGTGGCCGGCGAAGCGCTCATCCGTCCTGGTCCGCGCGTGGCCGAAGGCGCGCGGCTGTGCCTCGAGCTGATCCACGGAGTCCGGATGCGATGAGCGTGCAGTTCGAACTCGAGCGCGTGGGCATGCGGTACAACGGCGTGGCCGTGCTCGAGGACGTGACGCTGCGCTTCCCGCGCGCGGAGCTGGTGACGCTGATCGGGCCGAACGGGGCGGGGAAGTCCACGATGCTCGGCATCATGGCCGGGCTGCGGCGAGGGCACGAAGGCCGCTGCCTCATGAACGGGCGCTCCGTCTCGGCATGGCGGCGGCGGGACTTCGCGCGGCTGGTCTCCTTCGTGCCGCAGACGCTGCTCTTTGATTTTCCGTTCACGGCGGAACAGGTCGTGCTGATGGGGCGCACTCCGT
This DNA window, taken from Bryobacteraceae bacterium, encodes the following:
- a CDS encoding hypothetical protein (possible pseudo, frameshifted); the encoded protein is MLVVRNPVRLAERLSQLGLRAVEIPQDTVAEILASIGQIGRLTGTESRAAELTASIRRDLDAVRQRASQLPKKRVLFLVGRSPGTLQGMVGVGPGTFIDELIRMAGGVNVLADSPMAYPRVSVEQILAADPDVILDMGDFAHQEGKPLESEQKFRAVWSSYRTLKAVRENTVRQVAGEALIRPGPRVAEGARLCLELIHGVRMR